One window of Lawsonibacter asaccharolyticus genomic DNA carries:
- a CDS encoding ammonium transporter gives MDLSVWYLMGAILVFFMQCGFAMVETGFTRAKNAGNIIMKNLMDFCIGTVVFILLGYGIMNSENYFFGLIGMPEYQMFTNFYAFGWSNFFFHLVFCATAATIVSGAMAERTKFLAYCVYSGVISAVVYPIEAGWVWNSQGWLVQFGYVDFAGSSVIHMVGGLAALIGAWMLGPRIGKYTREKDGRIQVNAIPGHSLTMGALGCFILWFCWYGFNGAAAADAAQLAQILGNTTLAPAVATFTCMVFTWVRSGKPDVSMCLNASLAGLVGITAPCATVDALGAILIGAVDGILVVLVVELLDFKLHVDDPVGAVAVHCANGIWGTLADGLFNTSSGLLYGGGLYHLGVQCMGVAAIAAYASVSMFLVFKFIDKTIGLRVSAEDEIIGLDITEHALASAYADFRPAAPSALGGEGAGGPVDLSGLVPAALESRPAPDPSGRKLTKVTIICREERFSILKDTMAAIGVTGMTVSNVMGCGTQLGKVGQYRGVKMSMNLLPKIQVDIVVSRVDPALVVAAAEKALRTGNQGDGKIFLYNVENVVKVRTGETDYDALQDDN, from the coding sequence ATGGATTTATCGGTATGGTATCTCATGGGCGCAATCCTGGTCTTTTTCATGCAGTGCGGATTCGCAATGGTTGAAACAGGATTTACCCGGGCAAAAAACGCAGGCAACATCATCATGAAGAACCTAATGGATTTCTGCATCGGAACGGTGGTCTTCATCCTGCTGGGCTACGGCATCATGAACAGTGAGAACTATTTCTTCGGCCTGATCGGCATGCCGGAGTATCAGATGTTTACGAACTTCTATGCCTTCGGCTGGTCTAACTTCTTTTTCCATCTGGTGTTCTGCGCCACAGCGGCCACCATCGTCTCCGGCGCCATGGCGGAGCGCACCAAATTCCTGGCCTACTGCGTGTACTCCGGCGTCATCAGCGCGGTGGTCTACCCCATCGAGGCCGGGTGGGTCTGGAACAGCCAGGGCTGGCTGGTCCAGTTCGGCTACGTGGACTTCGCCGGCTCCTCTGTGATCCACATGGTGGGCGGACTGGCTGCCCTTATCGGCGCGTGGATGCTGGGCCCCCGGATCGGTAAGTACACCCGGGAAAAGGACGGCCGCATCCAGGTCAACGCCATCCCCGGGCACTCCCTGACCATGGGCGCGCTGGGGTGCTTCATCCTCTGGTTCTGCTGGTACGGCTTCAACGGCGCCGCCGCCGCAGATGCCGCCCAGCTAGCCCAGATCCTGGGCAACACCACCCTTGCCCCCGCCGTGGCCACCTTCACCTGCATGGTCTTCACCTGGGTGCGCAGCGGCAAGCCGGACGTCTCCATGTGTCTGAACGCCTCTCTGGCTGGCCTGGTGGGCATCACCGCCCCCTGTGCCACGGTAGACGCCTTGGGCGCGATCCTCATCGGCGCAGTCGATGGCATCCTGGTGGTGCTGGTGGTGGAGCTGCTGGACTTCAAGCTCCATGTGGACGACCCGGTGGGTGCTGTAGCGGTCCACTGTGCCAACGGCATCTGGGGCACCCTGGCGGACGGCCTGTTCAACACCTCCAGCGGGCTGCTCTACGGCGGCGGTCTCTACCACCTGGGGGTGCAGTGCATGGGTGTAGCTGCCATCGCCGCCTATGCCTCTGTATCCATGTTCCTGGTGTTCAAGTTCATCGACAAGACCATCGGTCTGCGGGTATCCGCCGAGGATGAGATCATCGGCCTGGACATCACAGAGCACGCCCTGGCCTCCGCCTACGCCGACTTCCGCCCCGCAGCCCCCAGCGCCCTAGGCGGAGAAGGGGCCGGCGGACCGGTGGACCTCTCCGGACTTGTGCCGGCCGCGCTGGAATCCCGGCCTGCGCCTGACCCCTCCGGCCGGAAGCTGACCAAGGTGACCATCATCTGTCGGGAGGAGCGCTTCTCCATCCTGAAGGACACCATGGCGGCCATCGGCGTCACCGGCATGACGGTGAGCAACGTGATGGGGTGCGGCACCCAGCTGGGCAAGGTGGGGCAGTACAGGGGCGTCAAAATGAGCATGAACCTGCTTCCTAAGATTCAGGTGGACATCGTGGTGTCCAGGGTGGACCCCGCCCTGGTGGTGGCTGCGGCGGAAAAAGCCCTCCGCACTGGCAATCAGGGGGACGGAAAGATCTTCCTGTACAACGTAGAAAACGTGGTCAAGGTCCGGACCGGTGAGACGGACTACGATGCCCTCCAGGACGACAACTGA
- a CDS encoding glutamate synthase large subunit produces MNREGYQQRGLYDPAFEHDACGIGAVVDIKGRQSYETVDSALKIVEKLEHRAGKDAEGKTGDGVGILLQISHQFFQKAATECGIQLGEARDYGVGMFFFPQDTLRRNQAKKMFEVIVAKEGMEFLGWRKVPVCPEVLGQKALSKMPNIQQAFVKRPGDAARGLEFDRRLYVARRVFEQSNDNTYVPSLSSRTVVYKGMFLVGELRKFYLDLQSRDYHSAIACVHSRFSTNTNPSWERAHPNRLILHNGEINTIRGNADRMLAREETMSNPVIDDALDKIYPVVNGAGSDSAMLDNTLEFLVMSGMDLPLAVMVTIPEPWTKDGSISRAKRDLYQYYAIMMEPWDGPASILFSDGDAMGAVLDRNGLRPSRYYITDDGKLILSSEVGALDLDPRKIVKKSRLEPGKMLLVDTVQGRIIDDAELKETYAARQPYGEWLDRGLIRLKDLPVPNKKVPGYSQEELTRLEKAFGYTYEDVKNTILPMARTGAEPTAAMGVDIPLAVLSDHEQPLFNYFKQLFAQVTNPPIDAIREEVVTDTTVYLGNDGNLLEERADNAHALQVGNPILTSVDLMKIRGMKQPGFQVETVSILYYKNTPLKRALDHLFVAVDRAYRNGANIVILSDRGVDENHVAIPSLLAVSAVERYLIRTKKCTAVSIVLESAEPRDVNHFATLLGYGARAVNPYLAHAAIGSLIDQGLLDKDYHTAVKDYNQAILSGIVKIASKMGISTIQSYQSAQIFEAVGIDRVVVDEYFTGTLSRVGGVGLKEIAQLVDDHHSRAFDPLGLGGDPTLDSRGEHKARAGQEDHMYSPQVIHLLQEATRRGDYKLFKEYTALVDDASKPHTLRGLMEMQYLDTPIPLDEVESVDSIVKRFKTGAMSFGSISAEAHECMAVAMNTLGGKSNCGEGGEDPARFGTLKNSAIKQVASGRFGVTSEYLVSAQDLQIKMAQGAKPGEGGHLPGKKITPEVARTRHSTPGVTLISPPPHHDIYSIEDLAQLIYDLKNANRQARISVKLCAEPGVGTIASGVAKAGAQVVLICGYDGGTGAAPRSSIHSAGVPWELGVAETHQTLIMNGLRSRVIVETDGKLMSGRDVAIACMLGAEEFGFATAPLVTMGCCMMRVCNLGTCPAGIATQDPELRRRFTGKPEYVMNFMRFVAQELREHMACLGVRTVDELVGRTDLLKVREHAVNERAATVDLSAILDNPFEGAQVKRHFDPADAYDFQLEKTVDMRVLLKKMKGALEKGEKRTVNVPVTSTDRTLGTIFGSDITRLHGSSLPDDTFTVKCTGGGGQSFGAFIPKGLTLELEGDCNDYMGKGLSGGKIIVYPPKGSPFKPEENIIIGNVALYGATSGKAFINGMAGERFAVRNSGACAVVEGVGDHGCEYMTGGRVVVLGPTGKNFAAGMSGGIAYVWDEDRDLYLRLNKALVTVDPVTERQDIQEIRTMLTEHVEATGSPKAREILDHLEEKAACFKKILPRDYDRMLRTIAEFEAQGLSHEQAEVEAFSASTKE; encoded by the coding sequence ATGAACAGAGAAGGCTATCAGCAGCGCGGCTTGTATGACCCGGCGTTTGAGCACGATGCCTGCGGCATCGGAGCCGTGGTGGACATCAAGGGCCGCCAGAGCTATGAGACGGTGGACAGTGCGCTGAAAATCGTGGAGAAGCTGGAGCATCGAGCGGGAAAGGACGCTGAGGGAAAGACGGGTGACGGCGTGGGCATCCTCCTCCAGATCTCCCACCAGTTTTTTCAGAAGGCGGCCACGGAGTGCGGCATCCAGCTGGGGGAGGCGCGGGACTATGGCGTAGGTATGTTTTTCTTTCCCCAGGACACTCTCAGGCGCAATCAGGCTAAGAAGATGTTCGAGGTCATTGTGGCCAAGGAAGGCATGGAATTTCTGGGCTGGCGGAAGGTGCCTGTCTGCCCAGAGGTGCTGGGCCAGAAGGCACTGTCCAAGATGCCCAACATCCAGCAGGCCTTCGTGAAGCGGCCGGGGGATGCGGCCCGGGGACTGGAGTTCGACCGCAGGCTGTATGTGGCCCGCCGAGTCTTTGAGCAGTCCAACGACAACACCTATGTCCCCTCCCTGTCCAGCCGGACAGTGGTATATAAGGGGATGTTCCTGGTGGGGGAACTGCGGAAGTTCTACCTGGACCTGCAGAGTCGGGACTACCACAGCGCCATCGCATGCGTTCACTCCCGCTTCTCCACCAACACCAATCCCTCCTGGGAGCGGGCCCACCCTAACCGCCTGATCCTCCACAACGGCGAGATCAACACCATCCGGGGCAACGCAGACCGGATGCTGGCCCGGGAGGAGACCATGTCCAACCCGGTGATCGACGACGCCCTGGACAAGATCTACCCTGTGGTCAACGGGGCCGGGTCCGACTCGGCCATGCTGGACAACACCCTGGAGTTCCTGGTCATGAGCGGCATGGACCTGCCCCTCGCGGTGATGGTCACCATCCCGGAGCCCTGGACCAAGGACGGCAGTATCAGCCGGGCCAAGCGGGACCTGTACCAGTATTACGCCATCATGATGGAGCCCTGGGATGGTCCGGCCTCCATCCTGTTCTCCGACGGCGACGCCATGGGAGCGGTGCTGGACCGGAACGGGCTGCGCCCCTCCCGGTACTATATCACTGACGATGGTAAGCTGATCCTCTCCTCCGAGGTCGGTGCCCTGGACCTGGACCCCAGGAAGATCGTGAAGAAATCCCGGCTGGAGCCGGGGAAGATGCTGCTGGTGGATACAGTCCAGGGGCGTATCATTGATGACGCGGAGCTGAAGGAGACCTACGCCGCCCGCCAGCCCTACGGCGAGTGGCTGGACCGGGGCCTCATCCGGCTGAAGGACCTGCCGGTCCCTAACAAAAAGGTGCCCGGCTACTCCCAGGAGGAGCTGACCCGGCTGGAGAAGGCCTTCGGTTATACCTATGAGGATGTGAAAAACACCATCCTCCCTATGGCACGCACCGGGGCGGAGCCCACCGCCGCCATGGGGGTGGACATCCCCCTGGCGGTCCTCTCCGACCACGAACAGCCCCTGTTCAACTACTTCAAGCAGCTCTTCGCCCAGGTGACCAATCCCCCCATCGACGCCATCCGGGAGGAGGTGGTCACCGACACTACCGTCTATCTGGGCAACGACGGCAACCTGCTGGAGGAGCGGGCGGACAACGCTCACGCCCTTCAGGTGGGCAACCCTATCCTCACCTCGGTAGACCTGATGAAGATCCGGGGCATGAAGCAGCCCGGCTTCCAGGTGGAGACCGTCTCCATCCTATACTACAAGAACACCCCTCTGAAGCGGGCGCTGGACCACCTGTTCGTTGCGGTGGACCGGGCCTACCGCAACGGGGCTAACATCGTCATCCTCTCCGACCGGGGGGTGGACGAGAACCATGTGGCCATCCCGTCCCTGCTGGCTGTCTCAGCCGTGGAGCGATACCTGATCCGCACCAAGAAGTGCACCGCCGTGTCCATCGTACTGGAGTCAGCGGAACCCCGGGACGTGAACCACTTCGCCACGCTGCTGGGCTACGGTGCCCGGGCGGTGAACCCCTATCTGGCCCATGCGGCCATCGGCTCCCTCATTGACCAAGGTCTGCTGGACAAGGATTACCACACCGCGGTGAAGGACTATAACCAGGCCATCCTCAGCGGCATCGTGAAGATCGCCTCCAAGATGGGTATCTCTACCATCCAGTCCTACCAGTCTGCCCAGATCTTCGAGGCAGTGGGCATTGACCGGGTGGTGGTGGACGAGTATTTCACTGGTACCCTCAGCCGGGTGGGGGGCGTGGGTCTGAAGGAGATCGCTCAACTGGTGGATGACCACCACAGCCGGGCCTTCGACCCCCTGGGCCTGGGCGGCGACCCTACCCTGGACAGCCGGGGCGAGCACAAGGCCCGCGCTGGTCAGGAGGACCACATGTACAGCCCCCAGGTCATCCATCTCCTCCAGGAGGCCACCCGCAGGGGGGACTACAAACTCTTCAAGGAGTACACGGCCCTGGTGGACGACGCCTCCAAGCCCCACACCCTCCGCGGCCTGATGGAGATGCAGTATCTGGACACCCCGATTCCCTTGGACGAGGTGGAGAGCGTGGACTCCATCGTTAAGAGGTTTAAGACCGGGGCTATGTCCTTCGGCTCCATCTCCGCTGAGGCCCACGAGTGCATGGCGGTGGCCATGAACACCCTGGGGGGCAAATCCAACTGCGGGGAGGGCGGCGAAGACCCCGCCCGCTTCGGCACCCTGAAAAATTCCGCCATCAAACAGGTGGCCTCCGGCCGCTTCGGCGTGACCAGCGAGTATCTGGTGTCAGCCCAAGATCTCCAGATCAAGATGGCTCAGGGGGCCAAGCCCGGCGAGGGCGGCCACCTGCCGGGGAAGAAGATCACGCCGGAGGTGGCCAGGACCCGCCATTCCACACCGGGCGTCACCTTGATATCCCCGCCGCCCCACCACGACATCTACTCCATCGAGGATCTAGCCCAGCTGATCTACGACCTGAAGAATGCCAACCGGCAAGCCCGCATCTCTGTGAAGCTGTGCGCCGAGCCGGGAGTTGGCACCATTGCCTCCGGCGTGGCCAAGGCCGGGGCTCAGGTAGTACTGATCTGCGGCTATGACGGGGGCACCGGTGCCGCCCCCCGCAGTTCCATCCATTCTGCCGGTGTGCCTTGGGAGCTGGGGGTGGCCGAGACCCACCAGACCCTGATCATGAACGGCCTGCGCTCCCGGGTCATCGTAGAGACCGACGGCAAGCTGATGAGCGGCCGGGACGTGGCCATCGCCTGCATGCTGGGGGCGGAGGAGTTCGGCTTTGCCACCGCCCCCCTGGTCACCATGGGCTGCTGCATGATGCGGGTATGCAACCTGGGCACCTGCCCGGCAGGGATCGCCACCCAGGACCCGGAGCTGCGGCGGCGCTTCACCGGAAAACCGGAGTATGTGATGAATTTCATGCGCTTCGTGGCCCAGGAGCTGCGGGAGCACATGGCCTGCCTGGGGGTGCGTACCGTGGACGAGCTGGTGGGCCGCACCGACTTGCTGAAGGTGCGGGAGCACGCCGTCAACGAGCGGGCCGCCACGGTGGACCTGTCCGCCATTCTGGATAACCCGTTTGAAGGGGCGCAGGTCAAGCGCCATTTCGACCCCGCGGACGCCTATGACTTCCAGCTGGAGAAGACGGTGGACATGAGGGTCCTGCTGAAGAAGATGAAGGGGGCGCTGGAGAAGGGGGAGAAGCGGACGGTGAACGTCCCCGTCACCAGTACCGACCGGACTCTGGGGACCATTTTCGGTTCCGATATCACCAGGCTCCACGGCAGCAGCCTGCCCGACGACACCTTCACTGTCAAGTGTACCGGCGGCGGTGGGCAGTCCTTCGGTGCCTTCATTCCCAAAGGGCTCACCCTGGAGCTGGAAGGGGACTGCAACGACTATATGGGCAAGGGCCTCTCCGGCGGAAAGATCATCGTCTATCCCCCCAAAGGGTCCCCCTTCAAACCGGAAGAGAACATCATCATCGGCAATGTGGCCCTCTACGGGGCTACCAGCGGCAAGGCATTCATCAACGGCATGGCAGGGGAGCGATTCGCCGTGCGCAACTCCGGCGCCTGCGCGGTGGTGGAGGGCGTGGGCGACCACGGCTGCGAATACATGACCGGCGGCCGGGTGGTGGTGCTGGGACCTACCGGCAAGAACTTCGCGGCGGGCATGTCCGGCGGCATCGCCTATGTGTGGGATGAGGACCGGGACCTGTACCTGCGGCTGAACAAGGCGCTGGTCACAGTGGACCCGGTGACGGAGCGGCAGGACATCCAAGAGATCCGGACCATGCTCACCGAGCATGTGGAGGCCACCGGCTCCCCTAAGGCCCGGGAGATCTTGGACCACCTGGAGGAGAAGGCAGCCTGTTTCAAGAAGATTCTGCCTCGGGACTACGACAGAATGCTGCGCACCATCGCGGAATTTGAGGCCCAGGGCCTGAGCCACGAACAGGCTGAGGTGGAGGCATTCAGTGCCAGCACCAAGGAATAA
- a CDS encoding glutamate synthase small subunit: MGKITGFLEYDRQTDPAEQPLDRIEHWKEFHPRLSEADRRQQGARCMECGVPFCQSGATLGGMTSGCPLHNLVPEWNDLLYTGNLPQALERLLKTNNFPEFTGRVCPALCEAACTCGLHGDPVTVRENELGIIEAAFERGLVQPRPPRVRSGKRVAVVGSGPAGLSAADQLNRRGHSVTVFERDDRVGGLLMYGIPNMKLEKKYVMRRVELMREEGVCFVTGVDVGRDKSAQELLDEFDAVILCTGAKEPRDLAVPGREAGGVHFAVDYLAATTRSLLNSKLKDGTYLSAAGKDVVVVGGGDTGNDCVGTALRHGCRSVVQLEMMPRLPDQRADDNRWPEWPRVCKTDYGQEEAVAVFGRDPRIYQTTVKELLTDSEGNLRAVKVVRLEAGTDKKTGRTVMHEVAGSEEELPCQLLLIAAGFLGPQAYVAETFGLERTPRSCVSTAPGGYATNVPKVFAAGDMRRGQSLVVWAIQEGRAAAHEVDTFLMGYSN; encoded by the coding sequence ATGGGAAAGATCACTGGATTTCTGGAATATGACCGGCAGACTGATCCGGCGGAGCAGCCACTGGACCGCATCGAGCATTGGAAGGAGTTCCACCCCCGCCTGTCCGAGGCGGACCGCCGCCAGCAGGGGGCCCGGTGCATGGAGTGCGGTGTGCCCTTCTGCCAGTCCGGCGCCACCCTGGGCGGGATGACTTCCGGCTGCCCCCTGCACAACTTGGTGCCGGAGTGGAACGACCTGCTCTACACGGGGAACCTGCCCCAGGCGCTGGAGCGGCTGCTGAAGACCAACAATTTTCCTGAGTTTACAGGGCGGGTGTGTCCCGCCCTGTGCGAGGCCGCCTGCACCTGCGGCCTCCACGGCGACCCGGTCACCGTCCGGGAGAACGAGCTGGGCATCATCGAGGCAGCATTCGAGCGGGGCTTGGTCCAGCCTCGGCCGCCCAGAGTGCGCAGCGGCAAGCGGGTGGCGGTGGTGGGCTCCGGCCCCGCCGGACTGTCGGCGGCGGACCAGCTCAACCGCCGGGGCCACAGCGTCACCGTCTTTGAGCGGGACGACCGGGTGGGCGGACTGTTGATGTACGGCATCCCCAACATGAAGCTGGAGAAGAAGTATGTCATGCGCCGGGTGGAGCTGATGCGGGAGGAGGGCGTGTGTTTCGTCACCGGCGTAGATGTGGGCCGGGACAAGAGTGCCCAGGAGCTGCTGGACGAGTTTGATGCGGTGATCCTGTGTACCGGGGCCAAGGAGCCCCGAGATCTGGCGGTGCCCGGCCGGGAGGCCGGCGGGGTCCATTTCGCGGTGGACTATCTGGCCGCCACCACCCGCAGCCTGCTCAACTCCAAGCTGAAGGACGGCACTTATCTCAGCGCCGCAGGCAAGGACGTGGTGGTGGTAGGCGGCGGCGACACGGGCAACGACTGTGTGGGAACGGCACTGCGTCATGGCTGCCGTTCGGTGGTGCAGCTGGAGATGATGCCCAGGCTGCCCGACCAGCGGGCCGACGATAATCGCTGGCCGGAGTGGCCCCGGGTGTGTAAGACCGACTACGGCCAGGAGGAGGCCGTCGCCGTCTTCGGGCGGGACCCCCGGATCTATCAGACCACGGTGAAGGAACTGCTGACCGACAGCGAGGGGAACCTCCGGGCGGTGAAGGTGGTCCGGCTGGAGGCGGGGACGGACAAGAAGACAGGGCGCACTGTGATGCACGAGGTAGCAGGCTCGGAGGAGGAACTGCCCTGCCAGCTGCTGCTCATCGCCGCCGGCTTCCTGGGCCCCCAGGCCTATGTTGCCGAGACCTTTGGATTGGAGCGCACCCCTCGCTCCTGTGTCAGCACCGCCCCCGGCGGATACGCCACCAATGTGCCCAAGGTGTTCGCCGCCGGAGACATGCGCAGGGGCCAGTCCCTGGTGGTCTGGGCCATCCAGGAAGGGCGCGCCGCCGCCCACGAGGTGGACACCTTTCTGATGGGGTACAGCAATTAA
- a CDS encoding ABC transporter ATP-binding protein gives MQIQIQDLSMTYPSGKQALQRLDLDLTSPSLVGLLGPNGAGKSTLMKLLVAALLPTQGSILVDGRPLDRSQRALKARLGYLPQSFGLYDELTVYQFLDYMAALKGLRNSRSAIDQVIRAVNLEEKRRARIRTLSGGQRQRVGIAQALLGDPEFLIFDEPTVGLDPEERIHFRNLFSQTAQDRLVLLSTHIIEDVQSVCGQLVVIDQGRVLFTGTPEALIQSAAGHVGVFWEREAAQEAGLHITARVNTSQGIRCRAVADVLPRFAQPAEPTLEDAYLYLISREAVQ, from the coding sequence ATGCAAATCCAAATCCAAGATCTCTCTATGACCTATCCCAGCGGGAAGCAGGCCCTCCAGCGACTGGACCTGGACCTGACCAGCCCCAGCCTGGTGGGGCTTCTGGGCCCCAACGGGGCGGGCAAGTCCACCCTGATGAAGCTGCTGGTGGCCGCCCTCCTGCCCACCCAGGGCTCCATCCTGGTGGACGGGCGCCCGCTGGACCGATCCCAGCGGGCGCTCAAAGCCCGTCTGGGCTATCTCCCCCAGTCCTTCGGCCTGTATGACGAGCTCACCGTCTATCAGTTCCTGGACTACATGGCTGCCCTGAAGGGGCTGAGGAACAGCCGCTCCGCCATCGACCAGGTCATCCGGGCCGTCAATCTGGAGGAGAAGCGCCGGGCCAGAATCCGCACTCTCTCCGGAGGCCAGCGCCAGCGGGTGGGAATCGCCCAGGCTCTGCTGGGAGACCCGGAGTTCCTCATCTTTGACGAGCCCACCGTGGGCCTGGACCCGGAGGAGCGCATCCACTTCCGCAACCTCTTTTCCCAGACAGCCCAGGACCGGCTGGTGCTGCTGTCCACCCATATCATTGAGGATGTGCAGTCGGTCTGCGGCCAGCTGGTCGTTATAGACCAGGGCAGGGTCCTGTTCACCGGCACTCCGGAAGCCCTGATCCAGTCCGCCGCTGGACACGTGGGGGTGTTCTGGGAACGGGAGGCGGCCCAGGAGGCGGGGCTGCACATTACGGCCCGGGTGAACACCAGCCAGGGCATCCGCTGCCGGGCGGTGGCCGATGTCCTCCCCCGCTTCGCTCAGCCCGCAGAACCAACCCTGGAGGACGCCTACCTCTACCTCATCTCCCGGGAGGCGGTCCAATGA